The nucleotide window TCTGCCGAAGAAATCCGGAAGATTGCCGCTGCCGCAGGTTCGCCCATTTCGATTGCCGTCGTTCCCTCTATCGGGGGCGTTCCCGAATCCGAAGCCGACGCCTTCCGTGAAGAAATTGGCAAGTTCGTGCAAGAAGGCTACGAAATTTTGCTCCACGGCGTACGTCACAACGCAGACCTGTTCATCAAGCGTAACCCCATCGGCAAGCTCGCCCTCGCCATTTCGCACAATGGTGCCGAATTTGCAGGCCTCAACAAGAAACTTTCGCAAATGCTCCTGAACCGAAGCATCGCCCTCTGGAAAGCCCACGGCTTTGGCCGCCCCTCCGGATTCATTGCGCCGGTCTGGCTCGACAACAAGCACCTCAAGAAGCAGGTGCTCGAGGAATTCAACTTCTACGAAGACATGCTCTACATTTACCGCAAGGTCGGTAAACGCGTCAAGCCGTCGTTCTCGCAGATTTTGACCTTCTCGATTTTCCCGAAGGCGCTCCTCGGCGCCATGCAGGTTTTCTCACGACTCGCCCTCCTCATTTACCGTGGTACGCCGCGCCTCGTGATTCACGCCGGCGACATGAAGGCCATGGGCGAACAAAACCTTCTCTCGCTCGTAAAGTTTGCCTCCAGGCACCGCGAAAAAATCATGTACCAGGATCTATAAGAGGCCGGAGAGACACAGATGATACTCAATAGATTCCTAGCACGAACCGAATACTCCTCTTACGAGGACCTCTACGAAAACTTTAAGCTCTCGATTCCCGAAGACTTTAACTTCGCTTACGACGTAGTCGACGAATACGCGAAGACCGAACCTAAGCGCGAAGCCTTGGTCTGGTGCGACGACAACGACGAAAGCCACATTTTCACCTTCAAGGACCTCTCGATTGCCTCGCAGCGTACCGCGAACTTCCTCGTAGAAAAGGGCATCAAGAAGGGTGACCGCGTGATGCTGATTTTGCGCCGTCACTACGAATTTTGGTTCTTCCTGCTGGCGCTCCACCGTATCGGTGCAATCGCCATTCCGGCAACGAACATGCTCGCCGCCGAAGACTTGGAATACCGATTCAAGGCCGCCGACATCAAGATGGTCGTCTCTTACGACGATCCGGTACTCCAGAAGGAAATCGACACCGCCTGCGAACATACGCACATTGTCGAAACGCTCGTAACCATCGGCCAGTCCCGCCAGAACTGGATTAACTTCTACGACGACTACGAAATCTGCGAGCCAAGTTTTCCGCGCCCGACAGGCGATGCCGCCACGCACAACGACGACATCATGGTCGTGTACTTTACCAGTGGCACTAGCAGCAACCCGAAAATGGTCGCCCACACCTTCAGCTACCCACTCGGCCACATCGTGACCGCCAAGTACTGGCAGAACGTGGTTGACGGGGGCCGCCACCTGACCGTTGCCGAAACCGGTTGGGCCAAGGCGCTCTGGGGCAAGATTTATGGCCAGTGGATTGCAGGTTCCGCCGTATTCACTTACGACATGAACGTGTTCATTCCGGGCAAGCTGCTCGAAAAGATGCAGGAATACAAGGTGACCACCTTCTGTGCGCCGCCGACCGTTTACCGCTACATCCTGCAGCACGGCGTCGAAAAGTATGACCTTTCTAGCCTCAAGTACTGCACCACCGCAGGCGAGGCTTTGAACCTCGACATTTACAAGAAGTTCTTCGAAAAGACGGGACTCCGCCTGCACGAAGGCTACGGCCAGACCGAACTCACGCTTACCACGGGCAATTTCGAATGGATGGAAGCCCGCCCCGGTTCCATGGGCAAGCCCTCCCCCGGCTACCGCATGGACATCGTGGATGCCGATGGCAACAGCTGCGGCCCCGATGAAGTCGGCGAAATCATCATCAAGATTGACGAAGGCAAGCCCTTCGGCATGTTCGGTGGCTACTACCGCGACGAAGAACGCACCCAGAAAGTCTTCGAGGGCGGCGTCTACCACACCGGCGACACCGCTACCCGCGACAAGGACGGTTTCTTCTGGTTCGTGGGCCGTACCGACGACCTGATCAAGAGCTCCGGCTACCGCATCAGTCCCTTCGAAGTTGAAGAAGTGCTCCACAAGCACCCCGCCGTCTTGGAAGTGGCCGTTACAGGCGTCGAAGACAAGTCCCGCGGACAGGCCGTGAAGGCAACCGTCGTGCTCCAGAAGGGCTACGAAGCCTCCAAGGAACTCGCAAAGGAAATCCAGCTGTTCGCAAAGAACGTGGCAGCCTCTTACAAGAGCCCGCGCATCATCGACTTCGTTTCTGAACTGCCGAAGACCATCAGCGGAAAAATCCGCCGAGCCTCTATCCGCGACAAGGACGCAAACGACAAGGCCAAGGAAGATTCCGCCACGGAACAATCCAAATCAGAAAAGGAAAACTCCGCAGCGGAAACCGCAGAATAATCGGCTTGAAGCTTGGTCGAAGAATCTACGAGAAAAGCCCCCAGCAATAAAGCTGGGGGCTTTCGCATTTACAGAAGCTATTGTTCCGCAGGAGTTTCAGCAGGAGCTTCAGCCGGTTCTTCAGCAGCAACCTCCTCCGAAGTTTCTACAGGCGCCATGTCCGGAACTCTCGTCAAGTCCAGCGACGTAGAATACAGGGAACCATCTTCATTCTTGCGAAGAGCGGCCCACTTCATCACGTCTTCCTTGATTTCGATATCCCAGCATTCGGAATCACCGCCTGTGGAATCCGCCCAATGAGAACAAAGCCATTTCCCATAGACAAAGTACTCAGAAACGGTGTTCGGTGTCTGTTCCCAGTCTTCGCCTTTTTTCACGTAATGGGCAAAAGTACCATCGGCATTGTATTGCCAGCGATGGAATTCATCAACACTGGTAGGCACCGCTTCTTCGACTTTCTTGTCCTTTTTGCCCTTATTCGCCTTCTTGTTTTCGGCTGCTTTTTCGGCTTCCGTGGGTTCATCCGGTTCCACAACCAACTTGCCTTCCCAGGTTCCGACAATTTCCTTGGCGAAATCGTCT belongs to uncultured Fibrobacter sp. and includes:
- a CDS encoding DUF2334 domain-containing protein; translation: MEINKDIADIRAAEAILHKKKKYLLCYHNFNVKNCKKSAEEIRKIAAAAGSPISIAVVPSIGGVPESEADAFREEIGKFVQEGYEILLHGVRHNADLFIKRNPIGKLALAISHNGAEFAGLNKKLSQMLLNRSIALWKAHGFGRPSGFIAPVWLDNKHLKKQVLEEFNFYEDMLYIYRKVGKRVKPSFSQILTFSIFPKALLGAMQVFSRLALLIYRGTPRLVIHAGDMKAMGEQNLLSLVKFASRHREKIMYQDL
- a CDS encoding AMP-binding protein; translated protein: MILNRFLARTEYSSYEDLYENFKLSIPEDFNFAYDVVDEYAKTEPKREALVWCDDNDESHIFTFKDLSIASQRTANFLVEKGIKKGDRVMLILRRHYEFWFFLLALHRIGAIAIPATNMLAAEDLEYRFKAADIKMVVSYDDPVLQKEIDTACEHTHIVETLVTIGQSRQNWINFYDDYEICEPSFPRPTGDAATHNDDIMVVYFTSGTSSNPKMVAHTFSYPLGHIVTAKYWQNVVDGGRHLTVAETGWAKALWGKIYGQWIAGSAVFTYDMNVFIPGKLLEKMQEYKVTTFCAPPTVYRYILQHGVEKYDLSSLKYCTTAGEALNLDIYKKFFEKTGLRLHEGYGQTELTLTTGNFEWMEARPGSMGKPSPGYRMDIVDADGNSCGPDEVGEIIIKIDEGKPFGMFGGYYRDEERTQKVFEGGVYHTGDTATRDKDGFFWFVGRTDDLIKSSGYRISPFEVEEVLHKHPAVLEVAVTGVEDKSRGQAVKATVVLQKGYEASKELAKEIQLFAKNVAASYKSPRIIDFVSELPKTISGKIRRASIRDKDANDKAKEDSATEQSKSEKENSAAETAE